In one window of Campylobacter hepaticus DNA:
- a CDS encoding cation:dicarboxylate symporter family transporter: MDKQFFQDFLMFSQTQTLVALFTLLIIFYILKKMQNLKINSSFRMIFALIMGLSFGFILQYLADFPNIKELNNITWYNEIRHWFTFISSIFIGFIKMLIVPLISICIIKVIIEIDKNIKISSLLGISLFWILFSTAIAATLGIILGYSFNLGSNFALYEGSRQIREIQTFSNIILELIPSNIVAAINKENIIAIIIFSFFVGISAKKISKKEEYTQSFKSFENFILTFYNIMMSMTATVIRFMPYAVVCMMGNVILSNGFETIKTAGLFIILIYVAMFIMFGVHFLLLLSQGLNPLKYLKKALPVWLFAFSSRSSLSTLPMTISTLQNKFGVNSAVANFVASIGTTVGLNGCAGYFPAMAAIFVAFATHTPIDFSFTLMIILVAVVGSLGIAGVPGSATMATSIMLAGIGFGNNFVTLSLILAIDPIIDMARTASNVSGAMTSALCTAKNLKALDKKIYNS, from the coding sequence ATGGATAAACAATTTTTTCAAGATTTTTTAATGTTCTCACAAACTCAAACCCTAGTTGCTCTTTTTACACTTTTAATCATTTTTTATATTTTAAAAAAAATGCAAAATCTCAAAATTAATTCCTCTTTTCGCATGATCTTTGCTCTTATAATGGGCTTAAGCTTTGGTTTTATCTTACAATATCTAGCAGACTTTCCTAATATTAAAGAACTAAATAATATCACTTGGTATAATGAAATAAGACACTGGTTTACTTTTATAAGTTCTATTTTTATTGGATTTATAAAAATGCTTATTGTGCCTCTAATTAGCATATGTATTATTAAAGTTATTATAGAAATTGATAAAAATATCAAAATTTCCTCCTTACTTGGTATAAGCTTATTTTGGATACTCTTTAGTACAGCTATAGCAGCAACCTTAGGTATAATTTTAGGCTATAGTTTTAATTTAGGAAGTAATTTTGCCTTATATGAAGGAAGTAGACAAATTCGCGAAATTCAAACTTTTTCAAATATTATTTTAGAATTAATACCTAGCAATATAGTAGCAGCTATAAATAAAGAAAATATTATAGCTATTATTATTTTTTCTTTTTTTGTAGGAATTAGTGCTAAAAAAATTTCAAAAAAAGAAGAATACACACAAAGCTTTAAAAGTTTTGAAAATTTCATCTTGACTTTTTATAATATCATGATGAGTATGACAGCTACTGTTATTAGATTTATGCCTTATGCTGTAGTTTGTATGATGGGTAATGTTATATTAAGCAATGGCTTTGAAACCATTAAAACTGCTGGACTTTTTATTATACTCATTTACGTTGCTATGTTTATTATGTTTGGAGTACATTTTTTACTTCTTCTTTCTCAAGGATTAAATCCTCTAAAATACCTAAAAAAAGCCTTACCTGTATGGCTATTTGCCTTTAGTTCAAGATCTTCTTTAAGCACTTTGCCTATGACGATCTCAACTTTACAAAATAAATTTGGGGTAAACTCAGCGGTTGCAAATTTTGTAGCATCTATAGGCACAACCGTTGGTCTTAATGGGTGTGCAGGATATTTTCCTGCTATGGCAGCAATCTTTGTAGCTTTTGCAACCCATACACCTATAGATTTTAGTTTTACTTTAATGATAATTTTAGTAGCAGTTGTTGGATCTTTAGGAATTGCTGGAGTTCCTGGAAGTGCAACCATGGCAACTTCAATTATGCTAGCAGGAATTGGATTTGGTAACAATTTTGTAACTTTAAGCCTTATTTTAGCTATTGATCCTATTATTGATATGGCAAGAACTGCAAGCAATGTTTCAGGAGCTATGACCTCAGCACTTTGTACAGCTAAAAATTTAAAAGCTTTAGATAAAAAAATTTATAATTCTTAG
- a CDS encoding ribonucleoside-diphosphate reductase subunit alpha, whose translation MKVIKRNGRTEELDISKIKKCTFDAVKDLEGVNLSELELDAKIQFRDGISTEEIQKTLIKTAVDKIDIDCPNWTFVAARLFLFDLYKKVNGINRYNHLREYFEKGEKEGRILLGLKEKYDLEDLNAYIKPERDMQFTYLGIKTLYDRYLIKDSKGMPIELPQQMFMAIAMFLAQNEFNPQEWAKKFYDLISKFELMLATPTLSNARTTRHQLSSCYIGSTPDNIEGIFDSYQEMALLSKFGGGIGWDWSKVRAMGGSIDGHKNAAGGIIPFLKITNDIAVAVDQLGTRKGAIAVYIEPWHMDIGDFIDLRKNSGEERRRAHELFPALWINDLFMKRVRANDKWTLFDPADTSDLCDLYGEAFEKRYEEYEKNESIVKEIVEAKELWKKILLNYFETGLPFLCFKDSVNKANPNAHVGIIRSSNLCTEIFQNTEPNYYQIKVIFENGEEMHFHEDEKVLIDGAYEKLAKKISTLDSINGNKVYIVEKYKNDGKTAVCNLASINLSKVYLKEDIKRVVPTAIRMLDNVIDLNFYPHKKVKDTNLKSRSIGLGVMGEAQMLAEAKIHWGSDEHLYKIDEIMEQISYEAINASSNLALEKGSYEDFQGSNWSKGIFPIDMANSKAKALTLREGLFDQSECDWHKLREKVKKDGMRNGYLMAIAPTSSISILVGTTQTIEPVYKRKWFEQNLSGMIPVVVPNLSLETWQYYIPAYELDQRILVKAAAVRGKWIDQGQSLNIFLSLDKASGGYLNEIYQLAWELGVKSTYYLRSESPDSEKVNVADRTIECEGCQ comes from the coding sequence ATGAAAGTTATTAAAAGAAATGGTCGTACGGAAGAATTAGATATTTCTAAGATCAAAAAATGTACTTTTGATGCAGTAAAGGATTTAGAAGGTGTAAATTTAAGCGAGCTTGAATTGGATGCAAAAATTCAATTTCGCGATGGAATTTCAACTGAAGAAATTCAAAAAACCTTGATTAAAACAGCAGTGGATAAAATCGATATTGATTGTCCAAATTGGACTTTTGTTGCGGCTAGGCTTTTTTTATTTGATTTATATAAAAAAGTTAATGGTATAAACCGTTATAATCATTTGCGTGAATATTTTGAAAAAGGTGAAAAAGAGGGTAGAATTTTACTAGGACTTAAAGAAAAATATGATTTAGAAGATTTAAACGCTTATATTAAACCTGAGCGCGATATGCAATTTACTTATCTTGGTATTAAAACTTTATATGATAGGTATTTGATTAAAGATAGCAAGGGAATGCCTATAGAGCTTCCTCAGCAAATGTTTATGGCTATTGCCATGTTTTTAGCACAAAATGAGTTTAATCCTCAAGAATGGGCAAAAAAATTTTATGATCTTATTTCCAAATTTGAACTTATGCTTGCAACCCCTACTTTATCTAATGCAAGAACCACACGTCACCAACTGAGTTCTTGTTATATAGGTTCAACTCCTGATAATATAGAAGGTATTTTTGATTCTTATCAAGAAATGGCTTTGCTTTCTAAATTTGGAGGTGGTATAGGCTGGGATTGGTCTAAAGTCCGTGCAATGGGTGGGAGTATAGATGGACATAAAAATGCTGCTGGAGGTATTATACCTTTTTTAAAAATTACTAATGATATTGCCGTGGCTGTAGATCAACTTGGTACTAGAAAAGGAGCTATTGCAGTTTATATAGAGCCTTGGCATATGGATATAGGGGATTTTATTGATTTGCGTAAAAATTCGGGTGAAGAAAGACGTCGTGCACATGAGCTTTTTCCGGCTTTATGGATTAATGATCTTTTTATGAAAAGGGTTAGGGCAAATGATAAATGGACTCTTTTTGATCCTGCTGATACTTCAGATTTATGTGATTTATATGGAGAAGCTTTTGAAAAACGTTATGAAGAATATGAAAAAAATGAAAGTATTGTTAAGGAAATAGTAGAAGCTAAAGAACTTTGGAAAAAAATACTATTAAATTATTTTGAAACAGGTTTGCCATTTTTATGTTTTAAAGACAGTGTTAATAAAGCAAATCCAAATGCTCATGTAGGCATTATTAGAAGTTCAAATTTATGCACAGAAATTTTCCAAAATACAGAGCCAAATTATTATCAAATAAAAGTAATTTTTGAAAATGGAGAGGAGATGCATTTCCATGAGGATGAAAAGGTGCTTATTGATGGAGCTTATGAAAAGCTTGCTAAAAAAATTTCAACTTTAGATAGTATTAATGGCAATAAAGTCTATATAGTAGAAAAATATAAAAATGATGGAAAAACTGCAGTTTGTAATCTTGCAAGCATTAATCTTAGTAAAGTATATTTAAAAGAAGATATTAAGCGCGTTGTACCTACTGCCATTCGTATGCTTGATAATGTGATTGATTTAAATTTTTATCCCCATAAAAAAGTTAAAGATACTAATTTAAAATCAAGGTCTATAGGTTTAGGTGTTATGGGTGAAGCTCAAATGCTTGCTGAAGCAAAAATTCATTGGGGAAGCGATGAGCATTTGTATAAAATTGATGAAATTATGGAACAAATTAGTTATGAAGCTATTAATGCAAGTTCGAATTTAGCCCTTGAAAAAGGTTCTTATGAAGATTTTCAAGGATCAAATTGGAGTAAAGGAATTTTTCCTATTGATATGGCAAATTCTAAAGCTAAAGCCTTGACTTTAAGAGAGGGTTTGTTTGATCAAAGTGAGTGTGATTGGCATAAGCTTAGGGAAAAAGTTAAAAAAGACGGTATGAGAAATGGTTATTTAATGGCTATAGCTCCTACTTCTTCTATTTCTATTTTGGTTGGAACTACTCAAACTATAGAACCTGTTTATAAACGTAAATGGTTTGAACAAAATTTAAGTGGGATGATTCCTGTGGTTGTTCCAAATTTAAGTCTTGAAACTTGGCAATATTATATCCCAGCTTATGAACTTGATCAAAGGATTCTTGTAAAAGCTGCAGCAGTACGTGGCAAATGGATAGATCAAGGGCAAAGTTTAAATATCTTTTTATCCCTTGATAAGGCAAGTGGTGGATATTTAAATGAAATTTATCAACTTGCTTGGGAGCTTGGGGTAAAATCAACTTATTATTTAAGAAGTGAAAGTCCTGATAGTGAAAAAGTTAATGTTGCAGATCGTACCATAGAATGCGAAGGTTGTCAATAA
- the thyX gene encoding FAD-dependent thymidylate synthase, whose translation MQITLLFHTPLFVCSHATRTCWQSFEKGDCGGEKDKELIDRVGNKFKHASTLEHLNYTFYIQGVSRACLQEISRHRHTSPSVKSTRYTLKELRKENEFKIGDFENASRYLVLCGNEEVDNASIKALENLRSILQKSISLDIAKYCLPESYKTELTLTINARSLQNFISLRSSKSALWEIRNLANALFKALPQDHHFIFEHCLHKDVL comes from the coding sequence ATGCAAATTACTTTACTTTTTCATACCCCGCTTTTTGTTTGTTCTCACGCTACAAGAACTTGCTGGCAAAGCTTTGAAAAAGGCGATTGCGGTGGAGAAAAAGATAAAGAACTTATTGATCGTGTAGGAAATAAATTTAAGCATGCTTCAACCTTAGAACATCTTAATTATACCTTTTACATACAAGGTGTATCAAGAGCATGTTTGCAAGAAATTTCTAGACATCGCCATACAAGCCCTAGTGTAAAAAGTACTCGTTATACCTTAAAAGAATTACGAAAAGAAAATGAATTTAAAATAGGAGACTTTGAAAATGCAAGCCGTTATCTTGTACTTTGTGGGAATGAAGAAGTGGATAATGCAAGCATTAAAGCTTTAGAAAATTTACGCTCTATTTTACAAAAAAGCATTAGTTTAGATATAGCAAAATACTGTCTGCCTGAAAGCTATAAAACTGAGCTTACTTTAACAATCAATGCAAGAAGTTTACAAAATTTCATTTCTTTGCGTAGCTCAAAATCCGCTCTTTGGGAGATTAGAAATTTAGCAAATGCTTTATTTAAAGCCTTGCCACAAGATCATCATTTTATTTTTGAGCATTGTTTACACAAAGATGTATTATAA
- the purB gene encoding adenylosuccinate lyase translates to MVERYSREIMAKKWDIQAKYDAWLKVELAAIKAWNKLGLVNDIDCEKILKNAKFDIARINTIEKTTKHDVIAFLTSLSESLGEESRFVHYAMTSSDCIDTALALQIKDSLELILEDVSLILETIKKRALEHKNTLMVGRSHGIHGEPITFGLVLAIWYDEILHAKELLIHAKELVSYGKLSGAMGNFAHAPLEFEEEVCKNLGLKCAPVSNQIIQRDRCAQVICAMGILASSCEQIAVAIRHFQRTEVYEAEEYFSVGQKGSSAMPHKRNPVLSENITGLCRILRSFINPALENVALWHERDISHSSVERFILPDAFITADFMLIRLNDLIDKLLVYPENMMKNLNLTGGLVFSQRVLLELPFKGISREEAYKIVQRNAMKVWEDLQNGKSAINEKKESLFLLALLDDEDLRKSLSEEDIRKCFDYDYYTKNVNAIFARTFK, encoded by the coding sequence ATGGTTGAAAGATATAGCAGAGAAATCATGGCTAAAAAATGGGACATTCAAGCAAAATATGATGCATGGTTGAAAGTAGAATTAGCTGCCATTAAAGCTTGGAATAAGTTAGGTCTTGTCAATGATATAGATTGCGAAAAAATTCTTAAAAATGCAAAATTTGATATTGCAAGAATTAATACAATAGAAAAAACTACAAAACACGATGTAATCGCTTTTCTTACAAGTTTGAGTGAAAGCTTAGGAGAAGAAAGTCGTTTTGTGCATTATGCTATGACAAGTTCAGATTGTATTGATACAGCTCTTGCTTTGCAAATAAAAGATAGTTTAGAATTGATTTTAGAAGATGTTTCTTTGATTTTAGAAACTATTAAAAAACGAGCCTTAGAACATAAAAATACTTTAATGGTGGGTCGCAGTCATGGAATTCATGGAGAACCTATCACTTTTGGTTTGGTTTTAGCTATTTGGTATGATGAAATTTTACATGCAAAAGAACTTTTAATTCATGCAAAAGAACTTGTAAGTTATGGTAAGCTTAGTGGAGCTATGGGAAATTTTGCTCATGCTCCTTTAGAATTTGAAGAAGAAGTTTGTAAAAATTTAGGTCTTAAGTGTGCTCCTGTTTCTAATCAGATTATTCAAAGGGATCGTTGTGCTCAAGTGATTTGTGCTATGGGTATTTTAGCCTCAAGTTGTGAGCAAATTGCTGTGGCAATAAGACATTTTCAAAGAACAGAAGTATATGAAGCAGAAGAATATTTTAGTGTGGGGCAAAAAGGAAGTTCAGCTATGCCACATAAAAGAAATCCGGTTTTAAGTGAAAATATTACAGGATTATGCCGTATACTTAGATCTTTTATAAATCCTGCTTTAGAAAATGTAGCTCTTTGGCATGAAAGAGATATTAGTCATTCAAGTGTAGAAAGATTTATACTTCCAGATGCTTTTATTACGGCTGATTTTATGTTAATCCGTCTTAATGATTTAATTGATAAGCTTTTAGTTTATCCTGAAAATATGATGAAAAATTTAAATCTTACTGGAGGACTTGTGTTTTCTCAAAGAGTACTTTTAGAGCTTCCATTTAAAGGTATTAGTCGCGAAGAAGCTTATAAAATAGTTCAAAGAAATGCTATGAAAGTTTGGGAAGATTTGCAAAATGGCAAATCAGCTATTAATGAAAAAAAAGAGAGTTTGTTTTTACTTGCCCTTTTAGATGATGAAGATTTAAGGAAAAGTTTAAGTGAAGAAGATATACGCAAGTGTTTTGACTATGATTATTATACAAAAAACGTTAATGCAATTTTTGCAAGAACATTCAAATAA
- a CDS encoding RluA family pseudouridine synthase, translating to MAYIKIKLLNNEKRAFEVLMDNLKIDINQAQKLIDKKRLFCNGILVKEKNKILNGLVELIIYENKPKGVNIVFENEDFAVLEKESGVLTHPNGRNCQYSLSDEIWHLWGKDACVAHRLDKETSGIILVAKHKKAQIELKSMFEKKLIQKEYLALVKGEVKENFSVDKAIDLVKNYDDIKIRMQICKEGKKAFTKFEPIKYFHLFNITLLLCKPLTGRQHQIRVHLHYKNHTILGDPLYGLSTNQIKNILDQKLTLEQRINLTKAKRLCLHSYRLKFQYKGENFDIASRINIKNIFAQALKKK from the coding sequence ATGGCTTATATAAAAATAAAACTTTTAAATAATGAAAAAAGGGCATTTGAAGTCCTTATGGATAATTTAAAAATCGATATAAACCAAGCCCAAAAACTCATAGACAAAAAAAGACTTTTTTGTAATGGAATTTTAGTAAAAGAAAAAAATAAAATCTTAAATGGTTTAGTTGAACTAATAATATATGAAAATAAACCAAAAGGAGTAAACATTGTTTTTGAAAATGAAGACTTTGCGGTACTTGAAAAAGAAAGTGGTGTTTTAACTCATCCAAATGGTAGAAACTGTCAATACAGTTTAAGCGATGAAATTTGGCATCTTTGGGGTAAAGATGCTTGTGTAGCACATAGACTTGATAAAGAAACAAGCGGGATTATACTAGTAGCTAAGCATAAAAAAGCACAAATTGAACTTAAAAGCATGTTTGAAAAAAAACTAATACAAAAAGAATATTTAGCTCTTGTAAAAGGAGAAGTCAAAGAAAATTTTAGTGTGGATAAAGCCATAGACTTAGTAAAAAATTATGATGATATAAAAATTAGAATGCAAATTTGCAAAGAAGGTAAAAAAGCTTTTACCAAATTTGAACCTATAAAATATTTTCATCTATTTAATATTACACTTTTACTTTGCAAACCTCTTACTGGCAGACAACACCAAATTAGAGTACATTTGCATTATAAAAACCATACTATTTTAGGAGATCCTCTTTATGGGCTTTCAACAAATCAAATAAAAAATATATTGGATCAAAAATTAACTTTAGAACAACGCATAAACCTGACTAAAGCTAAACGTTTATGTTTACATTCTTATCGTTTAAAATTTCAATACAAAGGGGAAAATTTCGATATTGCTTCAAGAATAAACATAAAAAATATTTTTGCCCAAGCACTAAAAAAGAAATAA
- a CDS encoding CTP synthase has translation MKQTKYIFVTGGVLSSLGKGIAAASIATLLKNSGLKISILKADPYINVDPGTMSPFEHGEVFVTDDGAETDLDLGHYERFLDESLSQDNNFTTGRVYQSVIEKERRGEYLGKTIQVIPHIVGEIKDRIKKAGENKDILIVEIGGTVGDIEGLPFLEAIRALRLEVGKNNAMNIHLTLVPFIKAAGELKTKPTQHSVGELRRIGISPDMIICRSEKALDRELKDKISISCGVEKNCVIESIDAQSIYQIPLNFLKQDILNPIAQILDLKNLKPNMDNWNSLVKRLIAPTHEVKIAFVGKYVDLKESYKSLTEGIIHAGAALDTKIELKWIDSEKFENMLSDEVFKDVNGILVAGGFGHRGIKGKIKAIHYARENKIPFLGICLGMQLALIEFATNVLKLEDANSTEFDHNCKNPVVYLIDEFMDTNGQKQIRTSKTPLGGTMRLGAYKCDIKENSLLARVYKGLKSVKERHRHRYEANPKYRKDFEEKGLIVSGESQGLIEAIELNNHPFFLAVQFHPEFTSRLECVNPVICDFIKAASGYEKN, from the coding sequence ATGAAACAAACAAAATATATCTTTGTAACAGGCGGGGTTTTGAGTTCTTTGGGTAAAGGCATAGCTGCTGCTTCTATTGCAACTCTTTTGAAAAATTCAGGACTTAAAATAAGCATTTTAAAAGCAGATCCTTATATTAATGTTGATCCTGGAACTATGAGTCCTTTTGAGCATGGTGAGGTTTTTGTTACTGATGATGGAGCTGAAACAGATTTAGATTTGGGTCATTATGAACGTTTTTTAGATGAAAGTTTATCTCAGGATAATAATTTTACTACAGGGCGTGTTTATCAAAGTGTGATTGAAAAAGAAAGACGTGGGGAGTATCTTGGAAAAACCATACAAGTGATTCCTCATATAGTAGGAGAAATTAAAGATAGAATTAAAAAAGCAGGAGAAAATAAAGATATTTTAATAGTAGAAATAGGTGGTACAGTTGGAGATATAGAAGGTTTGCCTTTTTTAGAAGCTATTCGTGCTTTGCGTTTAGAAGTAGGTAAAAATAATGCTATGAATATTCATTTAACTTTGGTTCCTTTTATTAAAGCTGCAGGAGAATTAAAAACCAAGCCAACTCAACATAGTGTAGGAGAATTAAGACGCATAGGCATTAGTCCTGATATGATAATTTGTCGTAGTGAAAAGGCTTTAGATAGAGAATTAAAAGATAAAATTTCAATTTCTTGCGGTGTAGAAAAAAATTGTGTGATAGAAAGTATTGATGCGCAAAGTATTTATCAAATTCCATTAAATTTTTTAAAGCAAGATATTTTAAATCCTATTGCTCAGATTTTAGATTTAAAAAATTTAAAACCAAATATGGACAATTGGAATAGTTTGGTAAAAAGACTTATAGCTCCTACTCATGAAGTTAAAATTGCTTTTGTAGGTAAGTATGTTGATTTAAAAGAAAGTTATAAAAGTCTTACTGAAGGTATTATTCATGCAGGTGCTGCATTAGATACTAAAATAGAACTTAAATGGATAGATAGTGAAAAATTTGAAAATATGCTAAGTGATGAAGTATTTAAAGACGTAAATGGAATTTTGGTTGCAGGGGGTTTTGGTCATCGTGGTATAAAGGGGAAAATTAAAGCTATTCATTATGCAAGAGAAAATAAAATTCCTTTTTTAGGAATATGTTTAGGAATGCAACTAGCTTTGATAGAATTTGCTACAAATGTATTAAAATTAGAAGATGCTAATTCCACTGAATTTGATCATAATTGTAAAAATCCTGTGGTTTATCTTATTGATGAATTTATGGATACAAATGGACAAAAGCAAATTCGCACCTCAAAGACTCCACTTGGAGGTACTATGCGTTTAGGAGCTTATAAGTGTGATATTAAAGAAAATTCACTTTTAGCTAGAGTTTATAAGGGTTTAAAAAGTGTTAAAGAAAGGCATCGTCATCGTTATGAAGCTAATCCAAAATATAGAAAAGATTTTGAGGAAAAAGGACTTATTGTTTCAGGTGAATCACAAGGACTTATAGAAGCTATTGAGTTAAATAATCATCCGTTTTTTTTAGCTGTTCAATTTCACCCTGAATTTACTTCTCGCCTTGAGTGTGTAAATCCTGTAATTTGCGATTTTATAAAGGCTGCTAGTGGATATGAAAAAAATTAA
- the recJ gene encoding single-stranded-DNA-specific exonuclease RecJ has protein sequence MKKINKSEIKKILALRFEKDLHTKLCDLPLPCCLKDAYKAANRIKEAIEKSQKIAIVGDYDVDGVISCVIMAEFFDDIGFDYIVKIPNRFKDGYGLNVEIINELDVNLIITVDNGIAAIDAAKLCKEKGIDLIITDHHMPQDILPDAFAIVNPKQKDCDFPEIEICGAQVAWYLLAALKEVCKLKYDMSKFLELLAIAIIADMMELRDLNRALVRRGIECINKSKRAAFKAIKHYYQKDKFALDNIGFLIAPLINSAGRMDDASVSYEFLHTKDFNKALEYLEQIISFNENRKDEEKQLFEDSLSQIDEKDACVIVSGINWHEGVLGIVASRLAKHFNKPSFVFSQNEDRLKGSARSVGKIDILTLISKANSILSNYGGHKGAAGISLNHENFEQFKNKIKQECSQIAQSEFLDTDEILGILDPCEIDFEMLEILESFEPFGHKNPRPFFVLKDLCVKNKKLLGKDEKHLKLILVRDNKTIEALFFNFDKEPQLNENINLLGSISKNEFRGLVTPQFVIKEIL, from the coding sequence ATGAAAAAAATTAATAAAAGCGAAATTAAAAAAATTTTGGCCTTGCGTTTTGAAAAAGATCTGCATACAAAATTGTGTGATTTACCTTTACCTTGTTGCTTAAAAGATGCATATAAGGCAGCAAATCGCATCAAAGAGGCTATAGAAAAAAGTCAAAAGATTGCTATAGTAGGAGATTACGATGTAGATGGAGTCATTTCTTGTGTGATTATGGCAGAATTTTTTGATGATATAGGTTTTGACTATATAGTAAAAATTCCTAATCGTTTTAAAGATGGTTATGGTTTAAATGTCGAGATTATTAATGAACTTGATGTGAATTTAATTATTACTGTAGATAATGGCATAGCAGCTATTGATGCAGCTAAACTTTGTAAAGAAAAGGGAATCGATTTAATTATTACAGATCATCATATGCCTCAAGATATTTTACCTGATGCTTTTGCTATTGTTAATCCTAAGCAAAAAGATTGTGATTTTCCAGAGATTGAAATTTGTGGAGCACAAGTAGCATGGTATTTACTTGCAGCCTTAAAAGAAGTTTGTAAACTTAAATATGATATGAGTAAATTTTTAGAATTATTAGCTATTGCTATTATAGCTGATATGATGGAACTTAGAGATTTAAATCGTGCTTTAGTAAGGCGTGGGATTGAGTGTATTAATAAATCCAAAAGAGCTGCTTTTAAGGCTATTAAGCATTATTATCAAAAAGATAAATTTGCCCTTGATAATATAGGTTTTTTAATTGCACCTCTTATAAATAGTGCAGGTAGAATGGATGATGCAAGTGTATCTTATGAGTTTTTGCATACTAAAGATTTTAATAAAGCTTTAGAATATTTAGAACAAATTATCAGTTTTAATGAAAATAGAAAAGATGAAGAAAAACAGCTTTTTGAGGATAGTTTAAGTCAAATTGATGAAAAAGATGCTTGTGTTATAGTATCTGGAATAAATTGGCATGAAGGGGTTTTAGGGATAGTAGCAAGTCGTTTGGCAAAACATTTTAATAAACCAAGTTTTGTATTTTCTCAAAATGAAGATCGTTTAAAAGGCAGTGCTAGAAGTGTAGGTAAAATAGATATTTTAACCTTAATTTCTAAAGCCAATTCAATATTAAGTAATTATGGTGGGCATAAAGGTGCTGCTGGAATTAGTTTAAATCATGAAAATTTCGAACAGTTTAAAAATAAAATTAAACAAGAGTGTTCTCAAATTGCTCAAAGCGAATTTTTAGATACAGATGAAATTTTAGGTATTTTAGATCCTTGTGAAATTGATTTTGAAATGCTTGAAATTTTAGAGTCTTTTGAGCCTTTTGGGCATAAAAATCCACGTCCTTTTTTTGTTTTAAAAGATCTTTGTGTAAAAAATAAAAAGCTTTTAGGTAAAGATGAGAAACATTTAAAACTTATACTTGTAAGGGATAATAAAACTATAGAAGCTTTATTTTTTAATTTTGATAAAGAACCTCAATTAAATGAAAATATTAATCTACTCGGAAGTATTTCTAAAAATGAATTTAGAGGTTTAGTAACTCCGCAATTTGTTATTAAAGAAATTTTATAG
- the dba gene encoding disulfide bond formation protein Dba produces MEFLELLLVLIALILIIKKPEKENLAFGLVMVAWLLMVFFYVGHKTGALLTIMNL; encoded by the coding sequence ATGGAGTTTCTTGAGCTTTTATTAGTTTTAATCGCCTTGATATTAATTATCAAAAAACCAGAAAAAGAAAATTTAGCTTTTGGTTTGGTAATGGTAGCTTGGCTTTTAATGGTTTTTTTCTATGTTGGCCACAAAACAGGCGCACTTTTAACAATAATGAATCTGTAA